The following proteins are encoded in a genomic region of Spirosoma sp. SC4-14:
- a CDS encoding DJ-1/PfpI family protein, producing MSPTQQVIFVVPPYVHVLDLTGPVQVFYEAVEYGAPYQLQYCSFQNQLVSSAGLAIGPVQPFTQVQPQPGDLIFVPGMEMAYIRSAECKAEHDFQRWLREQHRQGVSICSICTGAFLVAQTGLLDGRKCTTHWKRVDELQTTYPRVVTQHDRLFVQDGGIYTSAGITAGIDLALAILEERQGPLFAAKIARELVVYLRRGPYHSQKSVYLDYRNHMNVAVHHLQDWLITNLKTKATLDDLAQVAGMSTRNLTRTFRKETGISIHDYTTLLRLERARTLRHNPGMTMEAIAEQCGFQDARQLRRIWQKAESKNSTRSFIST from the coding sequence ATGTCGCCTACTCAACAAGTCATTTTTGTTGTACCACCTTATGTCCACGTTTTGGATCTGACGGGCCCCGTTCAGGTCTTTTACGAAGCCGTTGAGTATGGAGCTCCGTATCAATTACAGTACTGCTCATTTCAGAACCAGCTAGTTAGCTCAGCAGGTTTGGCTATAGGACCTGTGCAACCTTTTACCCAGGTACAACCTCAACCTGGCGATCTGATCTTTGTACCAGGCATGGAGATGGCTTATATCCGGTCCGCTGAATGTAAAGCGGAGCACGATTTCCAGCGCTGGCTCCGGGAGCAGCATCGTCAGGGTGTTAGCATATGCTCCATTTGTACGGGCGCATTTTTAGTCGCTCAGACCGGTCTGCTGGATGGCCGAAAATGTACTACCCACTGGAAGCGCGTGGACGAACTACAAACGACCTATCCACGGGTCGTTACCCAGCATGATCGATTATTCGTTCAGGATGGCGGTATCTATACCAGTGCAGGCATAACCGCCGGTATAGACCTGGCGCTGGCGATTCTGGAGGAGCGGCAAGGGCCACTTTTTGCGGCAAAGATTGCCCGTGAGTTGGTCGTCTATTTACGTCGAGGCCCCTATCATTCGCAGAAAAGCGTTTACCTTGATTACCGCAATCACATGAATGTGGCCGTTCACCACTTGCAGGACTGGCTGATTACAAATCTAAAAACGAAGGCCACGTTAGATGACCTGGCCCAGGTGGCCGGTATGAGTACCCGTAATCTAACCCGAACATTTCGAAAAGAGACGGGGATATCCATTCATGACTATACCACCCTGCTACGGCTGGAACGGGCCCGCACCCTACGGCACAATCCGGGTATGACCATGGAAGCCATTGCCGAGCAGTGTGGTTTTCAGGATGCCCGTCAGCTACGTCGAATCTGGCAGAAAGCCGAATCTAAAAATAGCACCAGGTCATTTATATCAACTTAA
- a CDS encoding DJ-1/PfpI family protein — MNVILQSRFYLLVAGWLIITSSFLWAQKVIAKERLIAYYCEPCGSSCDLERHEKPGRCQHCGMPLVQRSVALMDSLTSHQRQEKKRNVAIFIHNGVEILDFAGPSEVFASTEGFNVYTVSLTKEPIISQGFIKITPNYSLSDCPKPDIVVLPGGKTGPFIENKPLIDWIKNASTQAEIMLSVCTGAGLLAKAGLLDGKQATTFHSYIEPLQRATPKAQILRNTRFVDNGQIITTAGVSAGIDGALHVVAKLKGQAIATQTARYMEYDKWKPEEGLTVMPSGKVAADNK, encoded by the coding sequence ATGAACGTCATTCTTCAGTCCCGTTTTTACTTACTCGTTGCCGGTTGGCTCATTATTACCAGTAGTTTCCTTTGGGCTCAGAAAGTCATTGCGAAAGAACGCCTGATAGCATACTATTGCGAGCCCTGCGGCAGTAGCTGTGATTTAGAACGGCACGAAAAGCCCGGCCGTTGTCAGCATTGTGGTATGCCCCTTGTTCAACGTAGCGTTGCTCTGATGGACTCGCTGACAAGCCACCAGAGGCAGGAAAAAAAGCGGAACGTGGCCATTTTTATTCACAATGGCGTTGAAATTTTGGATTTCGCTGGCCCCAGTGAGGTGTTTGCCTCTACAGAGGGGTTCAATGTCTACACAGTGTCACTCACCAAAGAACCAATCATTAGTCAGGGATTTATTAAAATAACGCCGAATTATAGCCTGTCCGACTGTCCTAAGCCTGATATTGTGGTATTGCCAGGGGGTAAAACAGGACCGTTTATCGAGAATAAGCCACTCATCGACTGGATAAAAAACGCGTCTACGCAAGCCGAGATTATGCTATCGGTTTGCACCGGTGCCGGGTTGCTGGCTAAAGCGGGACTGCTCGATGGGAAGCAGGCGACTACCTTTCATTCTTACATCGAACCGCTCCAACGAGCAACGCCTAAAGCCCAGATTTTACGCAATACTCGTTTTGTCGACAACGGACAAATTATCACAACGGCGGGTGTTTCGGCTGGTATTGATGGTGCCCTGCACGTAGTGGCGAAATTAAAGGGGCAGGCTATAGCCACCCAAACCGCTCGCTACATGGAGTATGACAAATGGAAACCAGAGGAAGGCCTAACGGTGATGCCATCGGGTAAGGTTGCGGCAGATAATAAATAA
- a CDS encoding Gfo/Idh/MocA family oxidoreductase, with translation MEEKNTTPPASSRRDFLKTSSLAATSFIIVPRHVLGKGFVPPSDKLNIAGIGVGGKGKSDLAAFANSPNVNIVALCDVDDRQSVESRTRFPKATYYKDFRDMLAKEHKHIDACSISTPDNTHAVATLAAMQLGKHVYTQKPLTHDIYEARILGQAAKKYKVITQMGNQGGSGNGVRRMKEIYDSGIIGEVHKVLCWTNRPVWPQAIPTDKTYDVPKELDFDLWLGPSKKVPYNEAYLPWNWRGWWPYGTGALGDMACHIMDPVFRILPIDYPTSVECSVAGTWTFTLRPQDDNPDWTPFSTSIHLNYPRKDSKGDIKVSWYDGGILPELPEELLPGESFGNSDGGVLFIGSKGKLMADCYGANPRLLPLKANESLTIPETIARVPNEDHYLQWVNACIAGYGKGVTSSPFEYAAPFTESILIGNLALRSWMLRDNPSAKRSAERYNGRKKLYYDAPNMKITNYDLANQFVKRDYRDGWNLTL, from the coding sequence ATGGAAGAGAAGAATACGACTCCCCCGGCAAGTAGTCGTCGTGATTTTCTGAAAACATCGTCACTAGCCGCTACCTCCTTTATTATTGTTCCCCGTCATGTACTCGGTAAAGGGTTTGTTCCGCCAAGCGACAAGCTAAATATTGCCGGCATTGGTGTGGGCGGTAAAGGCAAAAGTGATCTGGCTGCGTTTGCCAACAGCCCCAATGTGAACATCGTAGCCCTTTGCGATGTCGACGACCGGCAGTCGGTCGAGTCGCGGACTCGTTTCCCGAAAGCAACATATTACAAAGACTTCCGGGATATGCTCGCCAAAGAGCATAAGCATATCGATGCCTGCTCCATTTCGACGCCCGATAACACCCACGCCGTGGCCACGCTGGCGGCTATGCAATTGGGCAAACACGTATATACCCAGAAACCACTTACCCACGATATTTACGAAGCCCGAATTCTGGGTCAGGCCGCCAAAAAATATAAGGTGATAACCCAGATGGGCAACCAGGGCGGATCGGGCAACGGCGTTCGTCGGATGAAGGAAATCTACGATTCGGGCATTATTGGTGAGGTTCATAAGGTGCTCTGCTGGACCAACCGCCCGGTGTGGCCGCAGGCTATCCCGACCGACAAAACCTATGATGTTCCCAAAGAACTGGACTTCGATCTGTGGCTTGGGCCGTCCAAAAAAGTACCATATAACGAAGCCTATCTGCCCTGGAACTGGCGCGGCTGGTGGCCCTACGGAACTGGTGCGCTTGGCGACATGGCCTGCCACATTATGGACCCCGTGTTCCGAATTCTGCCCATCGATTACCCAACTTCGGTTGAGTGCAGCGTAGCCGGAACCTGGACCTTTACGCTCCGTCCGCAGGACGATAATCCCGACTGGACACCTTTTTCGACGTCTATTCACCTCAACTATCCGCGTAAAGACAGCAAAGGCGATATAAAAGTAAGCTGGTATGACGGTGGTATTTTACCCGAACTGCCCGAAGAACTGCTACCGGGCGAAAGCTTTGGCAATTCGGACGGGGGCGTGTTGTTTATTGGCTCTAAAGGCAAACTGATGGCCGACTGCTATGGGGCTAACCCACGCCTGTTGCCGCTGAAAGCGAATGAGTCGCTCACTATTCCCGAAACTATTGCCCGGGTTCCTAATGAAGATCACTATCTACAATGGGTAAATGCCTGCATTGCTGGTTATGGGAAAGGCGTAACGAGCTCGCCGTTTGAGTATGCAGCGCCATTTACGGAGAGCATTCTGATCGGAAACCTGGCGCTACGTAGCTGGATGCTGCGCGATAATCCGTCGGCTAAACGCTCGGCGGAGCGGTATAATGGTCGCAAAAAGTTGTATTACGATGCTCCGAATATGAAAATCACCAACTACGATCTGGCCAATCAGTTTGTCAAGCGCGATTATCGCGACGGCTGGAACCTGACACTGTAA
- a CDS encoding sugar phosphate isomerase/epimerase family protein: protein MPQLAAFPKAFMQQLCKDGTMTVSEWIELASQLNIDGLEWYAGFLEMADEANWPLFRQQVEAHGKVIPMMCCSPDFTHPDPAFRAQEIEKQKRWIDMTYILGGSYCRVLSGQRRPELSMEEGVSLAAECIEACLPYAQERGITLILENHYKDDFWTYPEFAQKMDVFCMLVDRIHHPNFGVNYDPSNTYLAGEDPLELLYRVSNRVVTMHASDRYLIEGTIEDLRREEGGAAGYAKRLSHGEIGKGLNDYDAIFTELKRVGFDGWISIEDGVDGMAQLERSVAFLRRKIAEYWPCDE, encoded by the coding sequence ATGCCTCAATTAGCCGCCTTCCCGAAGGCATTTATGCAACAGCTTTGTAAGGATGGAACCATGACGGTTTCGGAATGGATTGAGCTGGCTTCTCAATTAAATATCGATGGGCTGGAATGGTATGCCGGGTTTCTGGAAATGGCCGATGAAGCCAACTGGCCGCTGTTTCGGCAGCAGGTAGAAGCACACGGTAAGGTTATTCCGATGATGTGTTGTTCGCCCGACTTTACGCATCCCGACCCCGCCTTTCGCGCGCAGGAAATCGAAAAGCAAAAGCGCTGGATCGATATGACGTATATACTGGGTGGTTCCTACTGCCGGGTATTGTCGGGGCAACGTCGGCCCGAACTGTCGATGGAAGAAGGCGTTTCGCTGGCCGCCGAATGCATTGAGGCCTGTTTGCCCTATGCCCAGGAACGGGGAATCACGCTAATCCTCGAAAATCACTACAAAGACGATTTCTGGACTTACCCCGAATTTGCCCAGAAAATGGACGTGTTCTGTATGCTCGTCGATCGGATTCATCATCCCAACTTTGGTGTCAACTACGACCCGAGCAATACGTATCTGGCGGGTGAAGATCCGCTGGAACTACTCTACCGTGTATCCAATCGGGTTGTAACGATGCATGCCAGTGATCGGTATCTCATCGAAGGCACCATCGAAGATCTACGACGTGAGGAAGGGGGCGCTGCTGGCTATGCCAAACGACTCAGTCATGGCGAAATTGGCAAGGGCCTTAACGACTACGATGCCATTTTTACGGAACTCAAACGCGTAGGGTTCGATGGCTGGATTAGTATCGAAGATGGTGTCGATGGGATGGCTCAACTGGAGCGGAGTGTGGCTTTCCTGCGCCGGAAAATAGCCGAATACTGGCCGTGTGACGAGTAA
- a CDS encoding SDR family oxidoreductase — MRLQDKVVIVTGSCTGIGKAIARRCVTEGANVVVHGLERDLGEAVVAELGADRAVLHIEEITADEAPQHLVDLAMATFGRLDAIVNNAAFVASSNIETTDLALFRQVLDVNTLAPFALIKAALPHLQERRGCVLNIGSVNAWSGEPNLMAYSVSKGALLTMTRNLGDSLHREYGVRVNQINPGWVLTEREIERKREQGMPDDWYRTLPAELSPAGRMLMPDEIAAAAVYWLADESGPVSGQSVDLEQFPFIGRNLPKN, encoded by the coding sequence ATGCGATTGCAGGATAAGGTGGTGATCGTAACGGGCAGTTGCACGGGCATCGGTAAAGCCATTGCCCGACGCTGTGTTACCGAAGGTGCCAACGTAGTTGTGCATGGCCTGGAACGCGACCTGGGCGAAGCTGTAGTGGCCGAGTTAGGTGCTGACCGGGCGGTGCTACATATCGAAGAAATTACAGCCGACGAGGCACCGCAGCACCTGGTCGATCTGGCGATGGCCACGTTTGGGCGACTCGATGCCATTGTCAACAATGCGGCTTTTGTGGCCTCATCGAATATCGAAACAACAGATCTGGCTTTGTTTCGGCAGGTACTCGACGTGAATACGCTGGCACCGTTTGCGCTGATCAAAGCTGCGTTGCCGCACTTGCAGGAGCGCCGGGGTTGTGTACTCAATATCGGCTCGGTGAATGCGTGGAGTGGCGAACCGAATCTGATGGCCTACAGTGTATCGAAAGGAGCATTGCTGACCATGACCCGCAATCTGGGCGATTCGCTGCATCGGGAATATGGTGTTCGCGTCAATCAAATCAATCCGGGCTGGGTTTTGACTGAGCGCGAAATCGAACGAAAACGCGAGCAGGGAATGCCCGACGACTGGTACAGAACACTACCCGCCGAGCTTTCCCCGGCAGGACGAATGCTGATGCCCGACGAAATCGCAGCCGCAGCCGTATACTGGCTCGCCGACGAAAGCGGCCCCGTCAGCGGACAAAGTGTCGATCTGGAACAATTCCCGTTTATTGGACGAAACTTACCTAAAAATTAA
- a CDS encoding zinc-binding dehydrogenase — MKSAAVVNYAPEKGSVEIREIDRPAIGEDDVLLEVANVGVCGSDLHQWTSDHSWPVNYPVVLGHEFGGHIVELGSRVSGWREGDRVVSETAAVIDPNNPMSRRGLYNLDPTRKGFGYGVNGAMTRYVRVPARCLHLVPEQLAFEQACLTEPCCVAFNAVVENTRLKPGDRVIVLGPGTIGILCAAVAKLCGADVAVVGLEADRHRLAIAEQYGCTAIVGDASEWAKQADGLGADCIIDAAGASATLKIAMQLVRPNGHITKVGWGPQPLGFSLDPLVQKNVTLQGSFSHNWPIWERVISLLASGQLDVKPIIGGVWDITNWHEAFEKMHKGEVVKSVLKPI, encoded by the coding sequence ATGAAATCTGCTGCCGTTGTTAATTATGCGCCAGAGAAAGGGTCGGTCGAAATTCGTGAGATCGACCGGCCAGCTATTGGCGAAGACGATGTTTTGCTCGAAGTAGCCAATGTAGGTGTTTGCGGGAGCGACCTGCATCAGTGGACCTCCGATCATAGCTGGCCCGTAAACTATCCGGTGGTGCTGGGTCATGAATTTGGTGGCCATATTGTTGAATTAGGAAGCCGGGTGTCGGGCTGGCGCGAAGGCGACCGGGTTGTCAGCGAAACAGCGGCTGTCATCGATCCGAACAATCCAATGTCGCGTCGTGGGCTATACAATCTCGATCCGACTCGCAAAGGCTTCGGCTATGGGGTCAATGGAGCCATGACGCGCTACGTACGGGTACCCGCTCGCTGCCTGCACCTGGTGCCCGAGCAACTGGCGTTTGAACAGGCCTGCCTGACGGAGCCCTGCTGTGTGGCTTTCAATGCCGTTGTCGAAAATACACGCCTGAAACCCGGCGACCGGGTCATTGTGCTTGGGCCGGGCACCATTGGGATTCTGTGTGCGGCTGTTGCGAAACTGTGCGGAGCCGATGTTGCCGTTGTTGGTCTGGAAGCCGACCGGCACCGGTTGGCCATAGCCGAACAGTATGGCTGTACGGCTATTGTGGGCGATGCTTCTGAATGGGCTAAACAAGCCGATGGGCTTGGTGCCGATTGTATCATTGATGCGGCTGGTGCCAGTGCTACCCTAAAAATAGCCATGCAACTGGTGCGGCCGAATGGCCATATTACCAAAGTTGGCTGGGGGCCGCAACCGCTGGGTTTTTCTCTCGATCCGCTGGTGCAGAAAAATGTAACGCTTCAGGGAAGTTTTAGCCATAACTGGCCCATCTGGGAGCGCGTTATTTCGTTGCTGGCCAGTGGCCAACTCGACGTAAAACCCATCATTGGCGGTGTTTGGGACATTACCAACTGGCACGAAGCCTTTGAAAAAATGCACAAGGGCGAGGTAGTGAAAAGTGTACTGAAACCCATATAG
- a CDS encoding orotidine 5'-phosphate decarboxylase / HUMPS family protein, with protein sequence MKPIVQISLDLTNIDEALETAALAMRAGVDWLEAGTPLILAEGLHGVRKLREAFPGVPIVADLKTMDGGYLEAEMMAKAGATHVVVMARAHAETIKCVVKAGQDFGVKVMGDNMVCPDMVEGAKWLEDLGCDYVIHHIGYDERRGIAAQGHRMPSPLDQLREVVQAVKVPVQAVGGLSLEQAIRCPEYGAPLVVLGAPLTIDADAFKTADGNLEASLRLICEKIHAYGDVAVAQ encoded by the coding sequence ATGAAACCAATTGTTCAAATTTCTCTTGACCTGACCAACATCGACGAAGCCCTCGAAACGGCGGCTTTGGCTATGCGGGCTGGTGTCGACTGGCTCGAAGCCGGAACGCCGTTGATCCTGGCCGAAGGCTTGCATGGTGTTCGTAAACTGCGTGAAGCGTTTCCGGGCGTGCCTATTGTAGCCGACCTCAAAACAATGGATGGCGGTTATCTGGAAGCCGAAATGATGGCCAAAGCAGGGGCTACGCACGTTGTGGTTATGGCTCGGGCTCATGCCGAAACCATTAAATGCGTTGTGAAAGCCGGGCAGGATTTTGGCGTGAAAGTAATGGGCGATAACATGGTATGCCCCGACATGGTAGAAGGGGCCAAATGGCTCGAAGATCTGGGCTGCGATTATGTAATTCACCACATTGGCTACGACGAACGACGCGGCATTGCGGCCCAGGGTCACCGGATGCCGAGCCCGCTGGATCAGCTTCGTGAGGTTGTGCAGGCCGTAAAGGTGCCCGTTCAGGCGGTGGGTGGGCTGAGCCTCGAACAGGCCATTCGTTGCCCGGAATACGGCGCTCCGCTAGTCGTCCTGGGTGCTCCCCTGACCATCGATGCCGATGCGTTTAAAACCGCCGATGGAAATCTGGAAGCGTCGTTGCGGCTCATCTGCGAAAAAATTCATGCCTATGGCGATGTCGCCGTTGCTCAGTGA
- a CDS encoding sodium:solute symporter encodes MKTLPIIDLLIIGIYLVSMVAVGIYFSRKTKNADQFTTASGKIPGWAIGMSLYATFLSSNTFLGVPGKAFGSNWNSFVFSLSMPLAAWVAARFFVPFYRHTGEVSAYTHLEHRFGAWARTYAVICFLLTQLARMGSIFLGIALSLQALTGYSMQTIMLVVGTCIVLYTVLGGIEAVIWTEVVQGVVKTVGALVILWLVVSGMSGGVDRIMEIGKADHKFSLGSFAPDFTQPTFWVVLLYGFFMNLNNFGMDQNYVQRYHTTTSIREAARSIWLCVYLYVPISLIFFVIGSCLYAYYQTNPELLQAVQLQVAAERLPNGTPDAIRQLAATLSPADIGDKVMPNFMVSKVPTGLLGLIVAAILSAAMSTISSGMNASATVFSVDIYQRYVKSDLTSKQSLRLLYIATTCFGLLGMAMGIAMIGVKSVLDVWWLLSGIFAGGMLGLFLLGIISQRTGNAEALVATLIGLLVIVWMTFSPQIPEQYDYLKSHLQQNMIMVVGTLTIFLVGILLSNLRRKTPKPVSEVYER; translated from the coding sequence ATGAAAACGCTCCCCATAATTGATTTGCTCATTATTGGCATTTATCTGGTCAGTATGGTAGCGGTTGGGATCTATTTTTCCCGAAAAACAAAAAATGCCGATCAGTTCACGACCGCTTCGGGTAAGATTCCGGGCTGGGCCATCGGTATGTCGTTATACGCAACGTTTCTGAGCAGCAATACCTTTCTGGGCGTACCCGGAAAAGCCTTTGGCAGCAACTGGAATTCGTTTGTGTTCAGCCTGTCGATGCCACTGGCGGCCTGGGTGGCGGCCCGTTTTTTTGTGCCTTTTTATCGCCACACCGGCGAAGTGTCGGCTTATACGCACCTCGAACACCGGTTTGGCGCCTGGGCGCGTACCTATGCCGTAATCTGTTTTCTGCTGACACAACTGGCCCGGATGGGGTCCATTTTTCTGGGAATTGCTCTTAGCCTACAGGCATTAACCGGCTATTCGATGCAGACCATCATGCTCGTTGTTGGAACCTGTATTGTGCTTTATACGGTGTTGGGTGGCATTGAAGCCGTAATCTGGACGGAGGTGGTGCAGGGCGTGGTGAAAACTGTGGGTGCGCTCGTGATTCTTTGGCTGGTGGTTTCGGGAATGTCGGGCGGAGTGGATCGAATTATGGAAATCGGAAAGGCAGACCACAAATTCAGTTTGGGTAGTTTTGCGCCCGACTTTACGCAGCCTACGTTCTGGGTTGTGCTGCTGTACGGTTTTTTTATGAATCTGAACAACTTCGGTATGGATCAGAACTATGTACAGCGCTACCATACCACCACGTCTATTCGCGAAGCGGCCCGGTCGATCTGGCTGTGTGTCTACCTCTATGTGCCCATTTCGCTGATTTTCTTCGTGATCGGATCATGCTTATATGCCTACTATCAAACCAACCCCGAATTGCTTCAGGCCGTCCAGCTTCAGGTAGCGGCCGAGCGCCTGCCGAACGGAACCCCGGACGCTATCCGACAACTGGCCGCAACGCTTAGTCCGGCTGATATTGGCGACAAAGTGATGCCCAACTTTATGGTGTCTAAAGTGCCAACGGGCTTGCTGGGGCTGATTGTAGCCGCTATTCTGTCTGCCGCGATGAGTACGATCAGTTCGGGAATGAACGCGTCGGCAACGGTTTTCTCGGTCGATATTTACCAGCGGTATGTGAAGTCGGACTTAACCTCAAAGCAGTCGTTGCGGCTACTATACATTGCTACAACCTGCTTTGGATTGCTGGGTATGGCAATGGGTATTGCCATGATTGGTGTAAAAAGCGTACTCGATGTCTGGTGGCTGCTGTCGGGTATTTTTGCCGGTGGAATGCTGGGTCTGTTCCTGCTGGGTATCATTTCGCAACGGACCGGCAATGCCGAAGCATTGGTGGCAACTCTGATTGGGCTGCTGGTGATTGTCTGGATGACGTTTTCACCGCAAATTCCTGAGCAGTACGATTACCTGAAGAGCCACTTGCAGCAGAACATGATCATGGTGGTTGGTACCTTAACCATTTTCCTGGTTGGCATACTGCTCAGCAACCTGCGCCGTAAAACCCCCAAACCCGTCAGCGAAGTCTATGAACGTTAA
- a CDS encoding dihydrodipicolinate synthase family protein: MLTPFTTSNHVDIDGLKRITTLYLDAGSNGLFANCLSSEMFQLTDNERLLITKTVVDHCQGAVPVVATGTFSRDMTANSEFIKKIYDTGTQAVILITSMLVEPDESEDVLKARLETIMAQTGDIPLGVYECPMPYKRLLSPGIMRWMADTGRFVYHKDTSCHSGAIDRKAKAVEGTLFGFYNADTATALDSLDSGARGISPISGNFYPEPYSYLLKTYRQEGRTEALNQLHAFLTMMDRVTHVFYPFAAKLFLQRRGLKIETNTRIPAETMANVDLIRLNALMDSFKALAGMYEIPLVL, translated from the coding sequence ATGTTAACCCCTTTTACAACAAGCAATCATGTCGATATAGATGGTTTAAAGCGAATTACCACGCTGTATCTGGATGCTGGGTCGAATGGTTTGTTTGCCAATTGCCTGTCGAGCGAAATGTTTCAGCTTACCGATAATGAGCGATTGCTGATTACCAAAACCGTTGTCGATCATTGTCAGGGAGCGGTTCCGGTAGTGGCAACCGGAACGTTTAGCCGCGATATGACGGCTAATAGTGAGTTCATTAAAAAGATATACGACACCGGTACGCAGGCGGTTATTCTGATCACGAGTATGCTGGTCGAACCCGATGAGAGCGAAGACGTACTGAAGGCGCGGCTGGAAACGATTATGGCGCAAACGGGTGATATTCCGCTCGGTGTATACGAATGCCCGATGCCCTACAAACGACTGCTAAGCCCTGGCATCATGCGCTGGATGGCCGACACCGGTCGGTTTGTGTATCATAAAGACACCAGTTGCCATTCGGGGGCCATCGATCGGAAAGCGAAAGCGGTTGAGGGAACGCTGTTTGGTTTTTATAACGCCGATACGGCTACTGCTCTCGATTCGCTCGATTCGGGTGCGCGGGGTATTTCGCCGATTTCGGGTAATTTTTATCCTGAACCGTACAGCTATCTGCTGAAAACCTACCGCCAGGAGGGACGCACCGAAGCCCTGAACCAACTTCATGCCTTTCTGACTATGATGGACCGGGTTACGCACGTTTTTTATCCATTTGCGGCCAAGCTGTTTCTGCAACGACGTGGCCTGAAAATCGAAACCAATACCCGAATCCCGGCCGAAACAATGGCCAATGTCGACCTGATTCGCCTGAATGCGTTAATGGATTCGTTTAAGGCCTTAGCCGGGATGTACGAAATTCCGCTGGTGTTGTAG
- a CDS encoding aldolase/citrate lyase family protein, which translates to MKESSPLSLLQKLKNGQNVYGTCITSTAPMWPKAIKQTGVDFVFLDTEHIPLDRAELAQLCQQFRAYDITPIVRIPSPDPYRACQVIDGGALGVVAPYLESIEQVRELVGATKFRPLKGERLQAYLTGTETMSAEMKAYIDSYNPGIICIANIESVPALNRLNELLSVPGLDAVFIGPHDLSVSLGLPEQYDHPDFEAAVRTIIHKTRAQGLAIGIHFSLEPERQIQWMREGVNMVVHSFDVALFSQRLRHDLRIIKEAAGDDQSTDSTTQLIV; encoded by the coding sequence ATGAAGGAATCAAGCCCTTTAAGCCTCCTGCAAAAGCTCAAAAACGGCCAGAACGTCTACGGCACCTGCATTACCTCAACGGCGCCCATGTGGCCCAAAGCGATCAAACAAACGGGTGTCGATTTTGTGTTTCTGGATACCGAACACATCCCGCTCGACCGCGCCGAACTGGCCCAGCTCTGTCAACAGTTCCGGGCCTATGACATTACGCCCATTGTTCGGATTCCGAGCCCCGACCCTTACCGGGCCTGCCAGGTGATCGATGGCGGTGCCCTCGGTGTTGTTGCCCCTTATCTGGAATCAATAGAGCAGGTTCGGGAACTGGTGGGCGCAACCAAGTTCCGCCCGCTGAAAGGCGAACGACTACAGGCTTACCTGACCGGAACCGAAACGATGTCGGCCGAGATGAAAGCCTATATCGACAGCTATAATCCTGGCATCATCTGTATTGCCAACATCGAAAGCGTTCCGGCCCTGAACCGGCTCAACGAACTGCTTTCTGTACCGGGGCTTGATGCCGTTTTTATTGGGCCTCACGACCTGTCGGTTAGTCTGGGGTTACCCGAGCAATATGACCACCCCGACTTTGAAGCTGCCGTCCGAACCATTATTCATAAAACACGGGCGCAGGGGTTGGCCATTGGCATTCATTTCTCCCTCGAACCCGAACGGCAAATTCAGTGGATGCGGGAAGGTGTCAACATGGTTGTGCATAGTTTCGACGTAGCCCTGTTCAGTCAGCGGCTGCGCCACGATTTACGCATTATTAAAGAAGCTGCGGGCGACGATCAATCGACCGATTCAACCACCCAACTGATTGTCTGA